A part of bacterium genomic DNA contains:
- the pal gene encoding peptidoglycan-associated lipoprotein Pal produces MKYSTLGLAVVVLAGGMLIATTGCGPKPKPEMKPSINLDSLRAAEEAKRRADSIAAAEEARRLAEDAARKREMEEAKMKAEAEAKDKALIKVIYFDYDKSNIRNDMSTDCQSNAALYKKYPNWRVALEGHADERGTNEYNLALGDRRAQSVKKYLTDFGIDAGRISTISFGEERPVAKGTGEQSWSKNRRVEFNTK; encoded by the coding sequence ATGAAATACTCAACGCTTGGACTGGCAGTTGTAGTGCTGGCTGGCGGCATGTTGATCGCAACGACCGGTTGTGGTCCGAAGCCGAAACCTGAAATGAAACCTTCCATCAATCTCGATTCGCTCCGCGCTGCCGAAGAAGCAAAGCGCCGTGCCGACTCGATTGCTGCAGCCGAAGAAGCTCGCCGGTTGGCAGAAGACGCCGCCCGTAAGCGTGAAATGGAAGAAGCGAAAATGAAGGCAGAGGCTGAAGCAAAAGACAAAGCTTTGATCAAGGTCATCTATTTCGATTATGACAAGTCGAATATTCGCAACGATATGTCGACCGATTGTCAATCCAACGCAGCACTCTACAAGAAGTATCCGAACTGGCGAGTTGCTTTGGAAGGGCATGCTGACGAGCGCGGTACGAACGAGTATAACCTCGCGTTAGGCGATCGTCGTGCCCAGTCGGTGAAAAAGTATTTGACCGATTTCGGCATTGATGCCGGTCGTATATCGACGATTTCTTTCGGTGAAGAGCGACCCGTAGCGAAGGGCACTGGCGAACAGAGCTGGTCCAAGAATCGCCGCGTCGAATTCAATACGAAGTAA